From one Populus alba chromosome 17, ASM523922v2, whole genome shotgun sequence genomic stretch:
- the LOC118032435 gene encoding small ribosomal subunit protein uS14z/uS14y/uS14x-like gives MGHSNIWNSHPKSYGPGSQTCRVCGNPHGIIRKYGLMCCRQCFRSNAKEIGFIKYR, from the coding sequence ATGGGCCACTCAAATATTTGGAACTCGCATCCCAAGAGCTACGGTCCTGGATCCCAAACCTGCCGAGTGTGTGGAAACCCTCATGGGATAATCAGGAAGTATGGACTGATGTGTTGTAGGCAGTGCTTCCGCAGCAATGCGAAGGAAATAGGCTTCATCAAGTACCGCTGA
- the LOC118032441 gene encoding putative disease resistance RPP13-like protein 1 has translation MGGIGKTTLAQLIYNDREVEQCFQLKAWVWASQQFDVARIIKDILEKINATTCRTKEPDESLMEPHGGKIVVTTRDQDVARVTQTAISHRLNVISDEDCWKLFARDAFSGVNSGAVSHLEAFGRKIVRKCKGLPLAAKTLGGLLHSVGDVRQWEKISNSSLWGSSNENIPPALTLSYYYLPSHLKRCFAYCAIFPKGYVFQKDGLITEWMAQGFLVQPRGVEEMEDIGEKYFDDLVSKSLFQQYSLGDLFSSSPFQPYSLLQPYSYFRCHFCSTSDP, from the exons ATGGGCGGGATTGGTAAAACCACTCTTGCTCAGCTTATCTACAACGACAGAGAGGTAGAGCAGTGCTTCCAACTCAAGGCCTGGGTCTGGGCTTCTCAACAATTTGATGTTGCCAGGATTATTAAGGATATTCTTGAAAAGATCAACGCAACTACTTGCCGCACCAAAGAACCAGATGAATCTCTAATGGAGCCA CACGGAGGTAAGATTGTCGTCACAACACGGGATCAAGATGTAGCAAGAGTCACGCAAACTGCCATCTCTCACCGCTTGAATGTAATAAGCGATGAAGATTGCTGGAAGTTGTTTGCAAGGGATGCATTTAGTGGTGTAAATTCTGGTGCAGTCTCACACCTGGAAGCATTTGGCAGAAAAATAGTGAGAAAGTGCAAAGGTTTACCGTTGGCAGCGAAAACTCTTGGGGGTCTTTTGCACTCCGTAGGAGATGTCAGGCAATGGGAGAAGATATCCAATAGCAGTTTATGGGGTTCGTCGAATGAAAACATCCCTCCAGCTCTAACATTGAGCTATTATTATCTCCCTTCACACCTGAAACGTTGTTTTGCTTATTGTGCAATATTTCCCAAGGGTTATGTATTCCAGAAGGATGGATTAATCACTGAATGGATGGCACAAGGGTTTTTAGTCCAGCCCAGAGGCGTTGAGGAGATGGAAGATATAGGGgaaaaatactttgatgatCTTGTCTCCAAGTCACTTTTCCAGCAATATTCACTTGGTGATCTTTTCTCCAGTTCACCTTTCCAGCCATATTCACTTTTGCAGCCATATTCATATTTCAGATGCCACTTTTGcagcacaagtgatccttag